In Primulina eburnea isolate SZY01 unplaced genomic scaffold, ASM2296580v1 ctg368_ERROPOS200000, whole genome shotgun sequence, a genomic segment contains:
- the LOC140821003 gene encoding pectinesterase inhibitor 3-like — MAKGLQFFLPLFLFMLLLKTTSSHTAYRHDLVRSSCVHASYPNICLRTLSTYGSSASTPRDLAQLAVRVSLAHVRRGSSFLSQLPVRGRRARGALSDCVEQMGDAMDELSSTLSDLQHLRRGGDFRWQMSNAETWVSAALTNEDTCLDGFQEIGVNVRADVRRRITNVARVTSNALYLINLLEESP; from the coding sequence ATGGCAAAGGGCCTCCAATTTTTTCTGCCCCTTTTTCTCTTCATGTTGCTACTCAAAACAACTTCGTCCCACACCGCCTACAGGCACGATCTAGTTCGCTCCTCCTGCGTCCACGCAAGCTACCCTAACATCTGCCTCAGAACACTCTCGACGTACGGAAGCTCCGCCAGCACACCCCGCGACTTAGCTCAGCTCGCGGTCAGGGTAAGCCTCGCACACGTGCGCAGAGGCTCATCGTTCCTCTCCCAGCTTCCGGTTCGCGGCCGGAGGGCACGGGGAGCCTTGAGCGATTGCGTGGAGCAAATGGGGGACGCCATGGATGAACTGAGCAGCACACTCTCGGATCTGCAGCACCTCCGCCGCGGAGGGGATTTCCGGTGGCAGATGAGCAATGCCGAGACGTGGGTCAGCGCCGCCTTGACGAATGAGGACACTTGTCTCGACGGATTTCAAGAGATCGGCGTTAATGTCCGCGCCGACGTGCGTCGGAGGATCACGAACGTGGCCAGAGTCACTAGCAACGCGCTATATCTCATCAATCTTCTAGAGGAGTCTCCTTAA
- the LOC140821022 gene encoding small ribosomal subunit protein uS8my-like isoform X2 — protein sequence MPSFPTIFFNDFVYIIFARRCDLPTLRGSCKSSHKSEMGRRILNDALRTIVNAEKRGFASAEINPISNVMASFLRIMKFRGYIKDFQVHDPQRVGRITVELLGRVKDCRALTYRQDIKSKDIENYKTRALPTRQWGYVVITTANGVLDHEEAIRQNVGGQVLGYFY from the exons ATGCCATCCTTCCCGACCATTTTTTTCAACGATTTCGTCTATATCAT ATTTGCTCGTCGATGTGATCTTCCAACGCTACGTGGGAGCTGCAAATCTTCGCACAAATcag AAATGGGAAGAAGAATACTGAACGACGCTTTGAGAACCATCGTCAATGCCGAAAAGAGAGGTTTCGCTTCAGCTGAGATCAACCCCATCTCTAATGTCATGGCTTCTTTTCTTCGAATCATGAAATTTAGAG GGTACATTAAAGATTTTCAAGTGCATGATCCACAAAGGGTGGGGAGGATAACTGTTGAGCTACTGGGGAGGGTTAAAGACTGCCGTGCCCTCACGTATAGACAAGACATTAAGTCAAAGGACATCGAGAATTACAAAACCCGTGCTCTTCCAACACGCCAG TGGGGCTATGTTGTGATCACAACTGCAAATGGAGTCTTGGATCATGAGGAAGCGATTCGACAAAATGTTGGCGGCCAAGTGCTGGGATATTTTTACTAG
- the LOC140821002 gene encoding auxin-responsive protein SAUR76-like: MAKGAGKLTKIKSVLKKMQSFKLGRPDTSSIAAANNSSDNSFDPTSKDLHPVYVGKSRRRYMITSDVMENPLFRELVQRIPVGGDEKSITVGCEVVLFEHLLWMLENADPPPESLDELVDFYAC, from the coding sequence ATGGCGAAGGGAGCAGGAAAGCTGACCAAGATCAAGTCCGTGCTCAAGAAAATGCAATCCTTCAAGCTCGGCCGCCCCGACACCAGCTCCATCGCCGCCGCAAACAATTCGTCCGATAACTCTTTCGACCCCACCTCCAAGGATCTCCACCCGGTCTACGTCGGGAAATCGCGGCGGCGATACATGATTACCTCCGACGTCATGGAAAACCCTCTCTTCCGCGAGCTGGTCCAGCGGATCCCCGTCGGAGGCGACGAGAAGTCGATCACCGTCGGCTGTGAGGTGGTGCTGTTCGAACACCTGCTTTGGATGCTGGAAAACGCCGATCCTCCGCCGGAGTCGCTGGACGAGCTCGTCGATTTCTACGCCTGCTGA
- the LOC140821022 gene encoding small ribosomal subunit protein uS8my-like isoform X3: MGRRILNDALRTIVNAEKRGFASAEINPISNVMASFLRIMKFRGYIKDFQVHDPQRVGRITVELLGRVKDCRALTYRQDIKSKDIENYKTRALPTRQWGYVVITTANGVLDHEEAIRQNVGGQVLGYFY; encoded by the exons ATGGGAAGAAGAATACTGAACGACGCTTTGAGAACCATCGTCAATGCCGAAAAGAGAGGTTTCGCTTCAGCTGAGATCAACCCCATCTCTAATGTCATGGCTTCTTTTCTTCGAATCATGAAATTTAGAG GGTACATTAAAGATTTTCAAGTGCATGATCCACAAAGGGTGGGGAGGATAACTGTTGAGCTACTGGGGAGGGTTAAAGACTGCCGTGCCCTCACGTATAGACAAGACATTAAGTCAAAGGACATCGAGAATTACAAAACCCGTGCTCTTCCAACACGCCAG TGGGGCTATGTTGTGATCACAACTGCAAATGGAGTCTTGGATCATGAGGAAGCGATTCGACAAAATGTTGGCGGCCAAGTGCTGGGATATTTTTACTAG
- the LOC140821022 gene encoding small ribosomal subunit protein uS8my-like isoform X1 encodes MPSFPTIFFNDFVYIIFARRCDLPTLRGSCKSSHKSAKSIREDWSCHTRQRTTEMGRRILNDALRTIVNAEKRGFASAEINPISNVMASFLRIMKFRGYIKDFQVHDPQRVGRITVELLGRVKDCRALTYRQDIKSKDIENYKTRALPTRQWGYVVITTANGVLDHEEAIRQNVGGQVLGYFY; translated from the exons ATGCCATCCTTCCCGACCATTTTTTTCAACGATTTCGTCTATATCAT ATTTGCTCGTCGATGTGATCTTCCAACGCTACGTGGGAGCTGCAAATCTTCGCACAAATcag CGAAGAGCATCAGAGAGGATTGGAGCTGCCACACAAGACAAAGAACAACAGAAATGGGAAGAAGAATACTGAACGACGCTTTGAGAACCATCGTCAATGCCGAAAAGAGAGGTTTCGCTTCAGCTGAGATCAACCCCATCTCTAATGTCATGGCTTCTTTTCTTCGAATCATGAAATTTAGAG GGTACATTAAAGATTTTCAAGTGCATGATCCACAAAGGGTGGGGAGGATAACTGTTGAGCTACTGGGGAGGGTTAAAGACTGCCGTGCCCTCACGTATAGACAAGACATTAAGTCAAAGGACATCGAGAATTACAAAACCCGTGCTCTTCCAACACGCCAG TGGGGCTATGTTGTGATCACAACTGCAAATGGAGTCTTGGATCATGAGGAAGCGATTCGACAAAATGTTGGCGGCCAAGTGCTGGGATATTTTTACTAG